In Arthrobacter alpinus, a single window of DNA contains:
- a CDS encoding molybdenum cofactor biosynthesis protein MoaE, with amino-acid sequence MDTSIEVVFAGLSSQPISVDAAIAAVESDTAGAVVSFSGVVRNHDGGKQVQRLSYSAHPLATAVLNEVVASLGAVRDPSGHPVRIWLAHRVGPLEIGEPALVCAVASSHRAEAFELCSALVERIKAEVPIWKEQFFTDGSVEWVGAGHVPPDAAPENSQP; translated from the coding sequence ATGGACACTAGCATTGAGGTCGTTTTTGCCGGGTTGAGCTCCCAACCCATCTCCGTGGATGCCGCCATCGCCGCTGTGGAATCGGACACCGCTGGGGCCGTGGTCTCCTTCAGCGGTGTGGTGCGAAACCACGATGGCGGCAAGCAAGTTCAGCGGTTGAGCTACAGCGCCCATCCACTCGCCACAGCAGTCCTGAACGAGGTGGTCGCCTCCCTCGGCGCCGTCAGGGATCCCAGCGGCCACCCAGTTCGAATCTGGCTGGCGCACCGTGTTGGTCCGCTAGAGATCGGTGAGCCGGCCCTCGTGTGTGCCGTCGCCTCCTCGCACCGGGCAGAGGCTTTTGAATTGTGTTCGGCCCTCGTCGAGCGAATCAAAGCGGAAGTGCCCATTTGGAAGGAACAGTTCTTCACTGACGGTTCCGTTGAATGGGTGGGTGCCGG
- a CDS encoding MogA/MoaB family molybdenum cofactor biosynthesis protein has product MSACEPGTTLGTAAVIIASTRAAMGTYQDLTGPVIADWLGEHGFDAMTPIVVPDGAPVGAALRAVLTQHPAVVLTSGGTGLSPDDQTPEMTLPLLQREIPGIMEAMRAAGMSKTPMAALSRGYAGLAGQTLIVNLPGSPSGVMDGLAVLDPIIKHLCEQVGGHHGH; this is encoded by the coding sequence ATGAGCGCCTGCGAACCCGGCACGACGCTGGGCACAGCAGCAGTCATCATTGCCTCAACCCGAGCCGCCATGGGGACCTATCAGGACCTCACAGGTCCCGTCATAGCCGATTGGTTGGGCGAACACGGCTTCGACGCCATGACCCCCATCGTTGTCCCTGACGGCGCCCCGGTCGGAGCCGCACTGCGGGCTGTGCTGACGCAGCACCCGGCCGTGGTCCTGACCAGTGGGGGAACGGGCCTGAGCCCGGATGACCAGACCCCCGAGATGACCCTGCCCCTGCTCCAACGGGAAATCCCGGGCATCATGGAGGCCATGCGGGCAGCTGGGATGAGCAAAACGCCCATGGCCGCGTTGAGCCGCGGATACGCTGGGCTGGCCGGCCAGACGCTGATTGTGAATCTGCCGGGTTCACCCTCCGGCGTCATGGACGGGCTCGCCGTCCTGGACCCCATCATCAAGCACCTGTGCGAACAGGTGGGGGGCCACCATGGACACTAG